From the Cyanobacteria bacterium FACHB-DQ100 genome, the window ATTACTCAAGGAAAGCCAACCGTCACAGATTATGTGACTGTCCAAGGCACTGCTGATCATAATGAGTTAAATTTACTGCGGCTTGCAGCTTCGATCGAGCGCAACTCTGAACATCCGTTAGCGGAAGCGGTAGTACACTATGCCCAAGCTCAAGGAGTCGAGTTAACCAATTCACAGGAATTTGAAGCCATTGCAGGAAGTGGTGTTCAAGGTTATGTCTCTGATCAACTGGTTCAGATTGGTACGCATCGTTGGCTGTCTGAGTTAAACATTGATACTAGAACACTTAAGCAACAGTGGGATCAGCTTGAATCGCTCGGTAAAACAGTCATTTGGATTGCAGTAAATGGTAAAGCATCAGCAATTATGGCAATTGCTGATGCAGTTAAACCGTCCTCGGTTGCTGCCGTTCGAGCCTTGCAAAAGTTAGGGCTAGAAGTCGTAATGTTGACCGGGGACAATCGCCGTACTGCTGATGTGATTGCGCGGGAAGTGAACATTAAGCGAGTGTTTGCAGAAGTTCGACCAGAACAAAAAGCTGCGATCGTGGAAGCCCTTCAGCGTGAAGGAAAAATCGTTGCAATGGTGGGAGATGGGATCAACGATGCGCCTGCATTGGCACAAGCGGATGTAGGAATGGCGATCGGCACGGGAACCGATGTTGCGATCGCAGCTAGTGATATTACGCTGATTTCGGGTGATTTACAAGGCATTGTGACTGCCATTCAGCTTAGTCATGCAACCATTCGCAATATTCGGCAGAATCTGTTCTTTGCTTTTATCTACAACGTTGCAGGCATCCCGATCGCCGCAGGCATTCTGTACCCAATTTTTGGTTGGTTGCTGAGTCCGATTGTTGCTGGAGCAGCAATGGCATTTAGTTCAGTGTCAGTTGTGACGAATGCGCTCCGACTGCGTAACTTTCAGCCCAAGATGAGGTGATTCATGGTTAAGCAAGTCATATTTTTTGCAACATTAGCTGGGTTTGGATTTTTGATTGGAACGCTTTCAGGAGCAATATTGTAAGAGATGGCAAACGATGAAAAAGCTGATCATCAGTGGGATTGCAAGTTTAGGGCTAGTGATGGGAGGTTCATCTGCTGTGATGGCTGAGACGATGCACTCGCCTCAAACTGCTCAGGAAGGACAATTTCATCGCATCGAGCAACCTTTTGCTAACAAAGCGATCGTCACGCTCGGCGGACTCGGATTAATTGGTCTAGAACTGTGGTGGTTCTTGCTCAGTAAACCAAGACCTCGTAAGGCAACAACTAAATAAGCAAGTCCAATGCCTTACGAAAATTGTTGAGTTCTCCCTCAAATTCCCCGGTTTCAGACGCTTCGATCAGGCAATGTTCCACATGGTCGAGCAGAATAATTTGCGCCACTTTATTCAATGCAGATCGAACGGCAACTATTTGTGTAACCACATCGGAACAGGGACGATCGCTCTCGACCATCTTGGAAATTGCCTCAACGTGTCCTTTAATTCGAGCCAGCCGATTCAGAACTTGTTGCGTGTGAGCATGTGCCATGATTATGCCCCCCTGGGGGATCAGGATGCTTTGATTCTACAATTTCTACATGAGAAAGAAACTAGGATATTAGTTGTTGTTACAGTTCAAGGAACGATTGTCTTTGGTAGAGTCTGACCGTAGGTACGATCGCACTCGATCGCAGCTTCGGCTCAATAAGCTATCCAAATTGAGGTTCCATCGGGTCAAGCCTAAACGATCGCTGGTACTCAAAAGTTTGTCAGACTGAAAGGCAACACTAGCAACTCGATCGTTCGTGCCGACTAAGGTTTTAATCAGTTCTCCGGTTTCACTGTTCCAAAGCTTGATCGTCGTATCATCACTGCCAGAAGCTAACACTGAACCATCCTGATTAAAGCTCAGGGATGTCACTCCGCCATTGTGTCCGATCAAAGTTTGTCGGAATCTAGCTTCATCAACTGCCCAGAGTTTAATCGTATTGTCCCAACTTGCAGAAGCTAAAGTTTTTCCATTGGGACTAAAGGCGATCGCGGCTACTGCTAAGTTATGTTTGCCAAGAATCGTGGAAGTTCTGCGATCGACATCCCACAGCCGCACGGTATTATCAACGCTGCCAGAAGCCAAGCGCCCATCAGGACTGTAACTTAAGCTCGTCACTTCGTCGGTATGCCCTTGCAGAATTGTGTGGATGCCGCCTTGAAGCGTCCAAATCTTAATCGTTCGATCTGCACTTGCCGATGCGAAGGTTTCTTGATCAGGACTAAAACTTAATGCTGTGACTCGATCGTTGTGTCCTGAGATGGTTCTAATCAGTTCTCCGGTACTGAGATTCCACAGTCGAATTGTTTTATCTGCACTACCAGAAATGAGCAATGTATTATCAGGACTGATTTGAATCTGAGTAATCGGTGCAGTGTGA encodes:
- a CDS encoding metal-sensitive transcriptional regulator, whose amino-acid sequence is MAHAHTQQVLNRLARIKGHVEAISKMVESDRPCSDVVTQIVAVRSALNKVAQIILLDHVEHCLIEASETGEFEGELNNFRKALDLLI